The nucleotide window GGTTCCATACTTTAAAACTGAGTTAGTTGGAAGTTTCCACTGTGATCAGCAATGAAAACATGCAGCTTATTTTTCCCATTAATATGAAAACTTTACTGAAGAATACAGCTTTCAAAACTGTACACAGTCAGATACACTGCAGGTCCAGAAGGCTActtaaacagctgaaaaatgtcaGCAAGAAAAGTAAGTTTGTAAAATAGCATGGAGAAGACGGGACAGAAACAGCATGAACTGCTTTCTGCTAGAAGGCTACATGTAACTTGTGAGAGTAACTGCCTTGACAATTGCTTCAGCAGCTTGTACAGGAATTCTATTGTGCTTCCCAGCAGAACTATGGCCATACCTCTGCTCCAGGTCACTACCACAGTCAGCGGGGTTGCAGCCTGTTGTCTGAATTCAGCCCATAAGAACTAAATGTACCTAAATGACTGCGACAAGTACCACTGCTTGGCACACCAAGGCAACATTCACACACGAGAAAGATAGCACAAAAATGCTCAGGCTAGTAACAGGGTAGTTGATTTTGAGAGCAAATAAAGTGGTTAAGGCAAGAACTAAAGACTGGACACACAACCACATATATCATTCTGATTGATATACAGCTCCCTGAGAAAGCATGCTTACTTAGATAActttatttcattccttttcttatCCATAAAACTATGCAATACTTCTCATGCATTCAAGGTTTCAGAATTAAAGTCTGGTATTATTACACACAGAAAGATACCCTGAGATATCTGCAGAGCAGTCAAGTTCTAAACAGTTATCACTACTGAGATTTACCTTCTTGCTTGCACTGGAGAACAGACACAGGAGTAACCTTCAAGGAAGAACATCGTGAAAATGAAGACCAGGACAACAGGGAGAACAAAAACATCAGACAAGAAATAGTGCATTTAAGTTGAGGTAAAGGATGGACAATGAGGGGAGAGATAGAGAGGAACAGGGGTGGATGTGGACAGACGGGAAGATGATAGGACACAGGAACTCCTTTTAGTGAAAATGACTAAACCTTAACACAGATGCAGAAAGAGACAGGCAGGTGTGAGCACATCAGCtgaaacaaacatttaattggattctgcttaagtatttTGAGTAACATCTTTCTATCTTTGCACAAGCAGAATAAGATCTGTGGAGTCTCAAAGGATGCTTCTCAATTGGGGACATGGCAGTACTGCAACActgacagtttctcacagcaatTACCAAGGGTCTAATAGacattcaaaaaaagaaaaggctctgaaaaagaaagatattgacCATCCAGTTGAAAAATCCCTCTCCTGGCCACCAACATCCTTCACAAACATAATCAAAGCCGTGCAGAGTTCTCCTGTTGGTGGTCCCATGTCCCTGGcagaattttaattattctaatttcaaagaaaacaaacaaataaataaataaaaagagcatGGAAAAGgataggaagaaagaaaaagaagcacaagaaaatcTATCAAACCATTTCTGACACTCTATACACTCAACAAggtgtgtatttttgttttgaagtaacTAAACAACTTTCACCgaagtttaaatgaaaactttattttgatacattgtaaaagcagaaatttttaaaaatcatcaaaattAAGACCAACATCAAACATGTATATACAACAGCTTTGTAGGACAAGTATTTAATTACTCTGTGAAAAGGTTAGACCAGTAATCATAAGAGTTAAATAATAAGATTGCCTGTGGCTTCAAAACTATTGTCAACGATtaacatgacaaaaaaataaattccttttacattttatcattcttttctgttaataaaaaatataaaaatatttggcttttttaaattatattttaaaatgtgcagcTTTTAATATTATTTAGATACAGGGTTGGTCTGCTCCCCCCTCGAACATTTAGAAGACAATCTTTCATTTCTCAACACTTTGCTTTCTTGCACACTAAATACGTATTCGAGTTTTGAGGTTGGCATACTCAGAATTGACTGCATTTAAACAATAATTCTGTTTCAATTCACTCAGCCTCTTTCCTCCAAGAGAAGAACAGTATAGCAACCTTTTTTTATAGCTAGTTTTCCTTCCTAGAGCtagcttttgaaaatcaggTAAGCAATAATTCTTGAAAAAGTATAAAAACAAGATTGTTTGTTGTTATCCATATCCTGACAAATTCTGCTACTCCAGATCACTAGTCAAGGACGCAGAGGACTTTGCATAAGGATAAtgatacatatatattttaaatcaagaCAGAAATACTTGGAAGCTTTTTTCAACACTACCATCACAAGAAATAGACTGCTAAGTTTTGCTCCAATAAGACATCTCCTCCTGCaagttttccattatttttcctgataagaGAAAAGACATACCACTTAGCTTTAATACTTAACTTCCAACAGTCCTTCAGGGGAAATCAGACttaaaattttcctaatatacaACCTGCAAGTTTGCACACATTATTTATTCAAACGTTTCTTCAATTGTTCTAGATGCCTTGCCTCGGCATCCTGGAGAACTAATACAGTGGCTTTAGACTGAAGTGGATTAAACTCTATAGTCATCAAACAACAGAGATCTATCAGTTGTTTTTGACATTGCTCTAAACCACTTTTAAGCTTCAGATGCAAAGCTGGATCCTTTTTCAGCCTATTCATTTCAGGCACTGAAAAGCCAATCAAACTTGTAAGAATATCATTAGCAAAATCTACTTCAAGATAAGCTGAACCATCAGAAATTTTTGCCTTTACACCCCAGGACCCATTGCTGCTTGTGAGGTTTCCAGTGAGAGTAACAATAAAACACTTGACTTTAAAAATTGTAACAGTTTCTGGTTTTTTCTCAAGGAGAAGTGAAATATAAGTGAAAGGGGGAGAATCTAAATCTAAAtgtggctctgctgctctgcagggaaagCTCTGTGAATCATGCTTCTGCTGATCAGCTTCTGGATCCATTTTTGAGAAAGATACAGAACAATAATTTAACAGCCTGCTGTCATAAGTGTGCTGGGATTCACATTTGCTCTCATCTAGGCCTGTATCATTGTTTTTGTCTTCAGGAGgattttccaaggaaaaacGTACAGAACTGCAGGTCTGATGTATGCTCCTGTGCTGTGAAAAGCTACTCATACTATTTCCATCTCCATTAAATACCATTCCTCCAGAAGTCTTCTGCTTGCTGGTAGCTTTCACAGGCTTATCtatttcaatcacatcatctttTTCACAAATGCCATTTAAAGATGAATCGTGGGAGCTTCTAGATGCATGTGGAAGTTTCTCAGTAATTAAAGCTACATTTCTGTTCATGACCACTGGCGACACTTCTTCCAGCTCTCTTTGCATCTCTTCTTCCAGAACAAAGtcattttctaaaggaaagtaatttgaaaagcCATCGATGTGTTCTACGGGAGGCAAAGGACTTTCAGATTCCCGTAGCAAAACATCTCCATTGTGTGCAGTCAGTGAACCTGAGGCTGCACTAAAATTGTTGCTTCTACTGCAGTACCCACTTTCTAAAGATGTTTCATTGTTCAAAAcaacttcattattttcatcaAGACTGGCTAAAAGCTCCTCATCTGAAGGGCCAAGAGTTTGTTCTAATTCATCCACAGGCCTTGGAACAATTGGGTTGTGACCAGCTTGTCCAACAGAATGAGGGGTTTCGGTTTCTCCAATTAATCTAGCAAGGACTCTTTCCTGAGAATACTCCACCAGAAGAGCATCCACATCACCCCCCAACAGCTTCACATTTTCTGGTTTAAGCAGAAGGACTCCAAGACGATATGCAATCTTACCCTGTACAGTGATTTTTGTTCCAGGTGGAAGGTTACTGTGGAGGACAGGAACTGGCTGATACTCCATGCCCTGAATTTGATGAATCCCATCAGTTAGTTGCAACATCAGCATTCGAGTAGGCTTTGCTTCCCAAGGCCTCTGGAATGTCTGAGTACTGGCTGTTACTTCTtcatttacagtatttttccctCTTAGCTTCTGCAACTGCAAATACGCTGGTTGGCTAACATCAACCAGTGAATCAATCTGTATGGAGTAGAAGCCTGACAACTCTCCTTTTGGAGCACCTAAGATGCAGTCAGGCAAAACGGCATATTCCAAATCTCTTAGATCAGTAAGAAGCCATTGCTCAAATACCTGCTTGTTAATCTGAGCTTGAGTTAAGTTACCaccattattttcttcctggatCCAACTAATACATGCTTCCAGCCATGTTAAAGGAACTTTAACATGCCATGTGGATGAAAGCCAAGTTTCCACTCTTGCTGCAATGCTAGATggagacattttcttttaagtcaaGAGAATGAAttccctaggaaaaaaaaaaaatccaaaaagatGTATTCACTCTTCTGACAATAGCTAAAGTTATGACATTTTGCTTCTATTACATAGGAATTCACTCTCAATTCAAAGTTCAGCTATTTTAAATATGACAACACAAAACCtacttaaattaaaaacaattctaTGGATAGTAGAAATAAACAGGCATTtccaaaatttaaaatttcaatCAGCATAGAAAGTACGTGGAGTTCATGGAGTATTGGAAAGTATGGTCTTCTACAAACGACCGTGCTTGGTgacttctccttttctgttgatTTAATTAGAAACATACAACTGAAAAGATTTTGTCATGGTTGGAAAGCAAATGGAGGGGGGaaccaaaacaagaaaatggaagaaggtTGTTATATAAATGTCCCAcgcttttgttattttgttttatttctgtgggtGCTGATCTTAACATTCAGTTTACTTTGGAAATTGAAGTGATAAATCATTCTTATTTCATTAGCACTGCTATAAACAGAAGTCAGAGACCCCCATCTACAACAGAAACAAGCTGGGATCTGTCAGCACTTATATGACAGGGTGATTTTTACACCATAACTGGAAGAAAGCCTTGTACCCAAAAACAGAAAGCTAACTCAAAACATCATTGTTATTAAGAGACACAGTCCAGGGTTTGGCTACAACACTACCAACTCTCAGCAGTCATCTCAGAAATATCAATGGGTAATAAGCTCTATGTTCTTAGTTTAGATATGTTACAGTGTACGACAGAATAGAATatttcggttggaagggacctacaactGCCTGATCAATATGGGACTGACCAGAAGTTGTCGAATGTTAAGGGCATTGTTcaaatgccttttaaacactgacaggcttgggggaGCGATCACCTCTCTAGAAAGCCAGTCCCAGTGTTTGACCAacctctcagtaaagaaatgcttcctaatgcccagtttaaacctcccctggtgcacctTTGAACCATTCTAAAGCATCCTATAACCGAATTCCAGTGAGAAGATAgcaccacctccctctccacacCTGCTCCTCAAGAAGCTGAGGAGAACAATGAGGTGGCCCTTCAGACTTCTTCTCTCAACACCAGACAaaccctcagccactccttatgGGGCATTATTTACAGtcctttttccatctttgttcCCATCCTCCGGATGCTTTCAAGGACTTTCGCATCCTTCTTAAACTCTCAGGCACAGAACTTCACATGAGTGAGAAGGCACCAACACTGAATACAACAGGACAACCACCTCTTTCGACCAGCTGGTTATTCTGTGTTTGATCACCCCAGGATGCGGTCAGCCAGGGCACACTGCCGACTCACACTGAGCCTGCTGTTAACTAGGACCTCCAGATCcccttctgcagggctgctctccagccactccctTCCCAATTTATAATGGTGTCTGATGCTACTCCAGCCTATGTGCAGAATCCAGCGTTCATTCACACGCCGCTGATGACTGCCGAACGTTCCAATCTATCTGCATCCCTCTGTGTGGCATCTTGAGAGTCAGCAGCACCTCCCAGTTTGGTATCATCAGTAAACTTGCTAATGCTACATTCAGATCGTTGATACAAATATCGAAGAGCTATTAAGCTGCCTGAGTGTGTCTGGATCCTGTCTAAAAGGCTGTCCGAGGAGCTCAACGTCCCCACAGCACACcgaggaaaaagaaaatataaattactgtAATAGTTAAGAAATACCAGatttgggtgggttttgttttgccGCCAGAGCCCGCAGCGAAGAAAACCCACCCCGCCTCCCAGCCGTCCCCACACAGAAGGCACCGCGCGGCCCCTCAGCCAAAGAGAAGCGCTCGCCTGGTTGCCTCTCACGGAGACGGGGCTCCAGGGCTGCGGGGCCGAgatgaggggagaaaagggtCGGTGAGGTATTAagccctttccctccttcccgCCCTCTACTTCACTTACCGGAGCTAGGGCGCCGTGTCCCAAAAAGGGGGGCGCGCGGAGTCCGGCAACCCGCGCGGCCAATCGGAGCCATGCGGTGCGCGCGCGCTTTGAAATATCGCGAGAGCAGCTGCggcccaccccccccccccacacacacacaaggcGGGGTTTTCGCAGACGCCATTTTCTCTTCCAGCGACTGAGGTCGTGCTCCTCGGTCTTCTACCGACTCCCGCCGCCTGCGCCTCTTCCATCGCGGCTCTCACCGGGTAGGTAAAAACAACAAAGACTAACCGAGGCGGGGGTATCGCCGCCCTCTTATTTGTGGCCGGGGTTGCCGGGCCCCGGCTCTCACGGagggcggggcggcggggggaggCCTCGCGGCGTGCGCTGACGGGCAGCGGCCTCGCCctgtggggcggggggggccgCGCGGCGGTGCCAATCGCGGCGCGGCGCTGGGGGACGTGCGCgtgggcggggggggggtcGCTGCCTCTTCTCTCTCCGAGCGCGGCGGGGCCAGCAGGTACCGAGGGGCGCCCCGAGGCGCGGGACGGCAATACTAAACGGTCTCCCGCGCTGTCTCTCTTTCCCGCTGCCATGGGGTGATGCGGCGGCTCGGGAAGCTCGCTCCCGCGGGGATGGCGCAGGCAGTTGTGGCGCGGGGGTGCAGGGGCCGATCCGCAGGCCCCGATCCGCAGGCCCCGGGAGGGAAAGGCGAGGAGCGCGGCCGGCGCTGAGCCCTCTCTCCCCCCGCGTTCCCCCACgcttccttctctcccccccgcccccccgaAACGCGGTGCTCGGGGATGGCGTAGGGCGCTGGGAGCTGCTTTCGGGGTCGGCGGGGAGGCTGCCCCGCTCCGCCCTAGGGCTCGGGCCTCTTCCTTTGTGTTTCCCCCGGGCCGAGCGGGGCGCATCTCGCTGCGGCCGCGTGGTGGGGACGGCTTTTTCCGCCGGCGGCTCCGCCTCGCCGTGGCGGCGCCATTGCAGCGGCCGCCATTTCCGCGGGCCCCACTGGGGGAGGGGGGCGCTGAGCCGCCATGGTGTTTCGGGGCTGTTCTGTCTGTGGTAGCTGGTGCTGTGCCTGCCTTTGTGCGGTCTGTGTTTATATAAACGCGGTATTAAGTCAGTCCGTCGAACTCGGCTTGCCCAGAGGAGCGCGGTCACTGAAAGCAAGCGGCTTAGATACACGCGGCTGGAGAGAGTCGGGCGACTAGGGGAGACCGAGCTCTGAAGGATGCGTTACAGTTCAGTCTAAGCAGTCCTAACGTGCTGGGGATGGTGGGaaataataaaaccataaaatcatagaatagtttaggttggaagggaccttaaagatcgtcttGTTGCAACCactctgctgtgggcagggacaccccctaCTAGATtaggttgcccaaggccccatccaacctggccttgaaaacctccagggatggggcagccacaacttccctgggtaacctgttccagtgcctcaccaccttccgaatgtctaatctaaatcttccaccttccaatTTACATCCATTCTgcctcattctatcacttcaCACCCTTGTAGAAAGTTCCCCCGCAGATgtcttgtaggcccccttcaggtactggaaggtcgctataaagtctcctcagagccttctgaacaaccccaactctctcagcttgtcctcctatggaggggctccagccctctgatcatttttgtagctcTCCTGGACgccttccaacagctccatagccgccttacgttgaggattccagaactggaaatggATTAACAGGGCCCCGAGGACTGTGTAAAAATCTGACCAGCCCTTCCGTACTCTCCCCTGCATAACAACGTTTGGGCAACGTCTGTCAGAGATTTCGCTATCATTAAGTCCTGTGTCCGTTAGCTGATGTTAAGCAACTGGAAAGACCAGAGTGTGCTGGGAAGGCTGTCGCCCAGCCGCAGCTGGCTTTAAGCAAGTGCCTGCTGTTAGTCTGGACCAGCAAGGCAACAATCGCAAATGAACGGCTGACTGAGAGTgtgtttaaaaatttaaatggacctgatttgggtttttttctttctctttcatggaTACCAGAATAAATGCCTACCTTTTGTCGTGGCAGTGGAAATCAATAGaatacaaaagagaaatatgtATCGTATAATGTTTTGAAGAGATACCTACTTCAGAAAGTCATACTGAAGTCAAGCTGCTTTTGAGGTTCTTAGTTGTGTGTGGGGGCAGAGGATTATATGTAACTACAGAggctggcatttttttttcccccggtGTGGCTAGAAGtaatttgggttttgttttatctaCTATACTAGAATGGAAGGCATGCTAAAATGTGTGCTAGTAAGATGGTGCAGAATGTATCAAACTGAGGCTGACAATTAACCATAATAGGACTTTTTTTAGTTTAGATTGTTTAGACCTATACATGAGGAGCAGATTATTATATAGTGTTCTTTGAAAGGTAAATACACCCCCAGTTGTGGTGTAACATGTTTAAAATAGGACTGGAATGCATGTTCACTTTAAATGCCTGGAAATGATTTTTCTAAATGGGGTTCCTCAAAACCAGCATGTGCCCAAAACCTATAATTTAGGCAGTAATTTTTTATCTGCAAGTGTACAGACATCTTTCATCTCCTCTTAGTGGTGTGTTTGGCATGGGTGTGGTCTCActtttgtaaagaaaacttTGCAGCAAAAACTCGGGTCAAACCTTTGCTGAAATGAGAATCAGAGCTGTAAGTGAGCAAAGTCACGACTGATATATACTGTTTTCATAGGCTCTTGAAGCAATAGGCTGTTGGATTTTGATCCCGCCCAGAATATTTGAGTTTTTCTCTGCAAGGATATATAATAGCGGTAAGTTCTAGAAGCAggcatttctttttgctttctctcttcagcATTATGTACAGTTTACCTTTTCAAAATGTGGATGTACCAGCTTTTTTATTCTCTGACAGGTTTTGCCTGCCTACCTGAGGAAAAAAGTCAATGGAGACTGAACAACAGGAAGAGACCTTTACCAACACGGAGACAAATGGTAAATTTTTTAAAGGACTACTTCTTTTTGGAAAGAatctcttttaaattttaatgttcCTGAACATTTTGTAATGCTTTAACTGTAACGTGTTTGTATCAGCACTAGTTTTGCATTCTATATTAAGTCTTCAGAAGACTTTTTATTTAGACTGTCTGTACGTGTGCTTTTGAAGCACAAATGCATAATCTTTCTATGGGCATGTTTTAGATATCGGATGAATAGCTGAAAGTTGTGACTAAGGatttgaaagtatttaataGTTAAATATTCAATACTTATTTGGAAAATGTGAATATGTAATAATACTACTGGGCATATGCatttactgcattttatttgttgCAGTCTTTACATACAGGAGTATGAATTTGTGGAATAGTTTGAAATAGCTTCATGAGGAACTTACTGGGCATAATTAGTGAGGAAGTTATGACATTAGTGTTGTTGA belongs to Cuculus canorus isolate bCucCan1 chromosome Z, bCucCan1.pri, whole genome shotgun sequence and includes:
- the RMI1 gene encoding recQ-mediated genome instability protein 1; amino-acid sequence: MSPSSIAARVETWLSSTWHVKVPLTWLEACISWIQEENNGGNLTQAQINKQVFEQWLLTDLRDLEYAVLPDCILGAPKGELSGFYSIQIDSLVDVSQPAYLQLQKLRGKNTVNEEVTASTQTFQRPWEAKPTRMLMLQLTDGIHQIQGMEYQPVPVLHSNLPPGTKITVQGKIAYRLGVLLLKPENVKLLGGDVDALLVEYSQERVLARLIGETETPHSVGQAGHNPIVPRPVDELEQTLGPSDEELLASLDENNEVVLNNETSLESGYCSRSNNFSAASGSLTAHNGDVLLRESESPLPPVEHIDGFSNYFPLENDFVLEEEMQRELEEVSPVVMNRNVALITEKLPHASRSSHDSSLNGICEKDDVIEIDKPVKATSKQKTSGGMVFNGDGNSMSSFSQHRSIHQTCSSVRFSLENPPEDKNNDTGLDESKCESQHTYDSRLLNYCSVSFSKMDPEADQQKHDSQSFPCRAAEPHLDLDSPPFTYISLLLEKKPETVTIFKVKCFIVTLTGNLTSSNGSWGVKAKISDGSAYLEVDFANDILTSLIGFSVPEMNRLKKDPALHLKLKSGLEQCQKQLIDLCCLMTIEFNPLQSKATVLVLQDAEARHLEQLKKRLNK
- the LOC128850438 gene encoding skin secretory protein xP2-like — protein: MRQNGYRTKAGTAPATTDRTAPKHHGGSAPPSPSGARGNGGRCNGAATARRSRRRKKPSPPRGRSEMRPARPGGNTKEEARALGRSGAASPPTPKAAPSALRHPRAPRFGGAGGREGSVGERGGREGSAPAALLAFPSRGLRIGACGSAPAPPRHNCLRHPRGSELPEPPHHPMAAGKRDSAGDRLVLPSRASGRPSVPAGPAALGERRGSDPPPAHAHVPQRRAAIGTAARPPPPHRARPLPVSARREASPRRPALRESRGPATPATNKRAAIPPPRLVFVVFTYPVRAAMEEAQAAGVGRRPRSTTSVAGRENGVCENPALCVCGGGGWAAAALAIFQSARAPHGSDWPRGLPDSARPPFWDTAP